A stretch of DNA from Glycine max cultivar Williams 82 chromosome 18, Glycine_max_v4.0, whole genome shotgun sequence:
ACTCCGTGTTTAAAAGTTCCACCGAAAAATTCGGGCTTGTACCGAACGTTGTTAGCTGCAACATTCTGCTCAAGGCTCTGTGTAAGAGGAACGAGGTTGATGTCGCGGTTAGGGTTTTGGATGAAATGAGTTTGATGGGTTTGGTTCCCAATGTGGTTAGTTACACCACTGTTTTGGGTGGGTTTGTGCTTAGGGGCGATATGGAGAGTGCTATGAGGGTTTTTGGTGAGATTTTGGATAAAGGTTGGATGCCTGATGTAACCTCGTACACTGTTTTGGTGAGTGGGTTTTGTAGATTGGGGAAGTTGGTGGATGCAATTAGGGTAATGGATTTGATGGAGGAGAATGGGGTTCAGCCTAATGAGGTTACTTATGGTGTGATGATTGAGGCTTATTGTAAAGGGAGGAAGCCGGGGGAGGCGGTGAATTTGCTCGAGGATATGGTTACGAAGGGGTTTGTGCCGAGTTCGGTGTTGTGTTGTAAGGTGGTTGATTTGTTGTGTGAGGAGGGGAGTGTGGAGAGGGCTTGCGAGGTGTGGAGGGGGCAGGTGAGGAAGGGGTGGAGGGTTGGTGGCGCGGTCGTGAGTACGATCGTGCNNNNNNNNNNNNNNNNNNNNNNNNNNNNNNNNNNNNNNNNNNNNNNNNNNNNNNNNNNNNNNNNNNNNNNNNNNNNNNNNNNNNNNNNNNNNNNNNNNNNaaaaaagaaaaaaaaagaacgcGCCCTCAGGTTCTACCCCCAGAGGCAGCTGCAGCCGGGGGTCTTGTGATGCTACCATATACCCAGGATGGTGAAGAGTGGATGCTTGCCTAACAAATCGACATACTCGATATTGGTTGATGAGATTTCTCTTTCTGAAGGAAAGAAAGAGGAAATTGACAAGGTAGTTTTGTTGGCCATGACGACCGGAGTTGATGGTGAATTGTGGGATCTTTTCTTAAAACTTGTTGTGGATAATTTAGATGGCAATGCTGCTGAGCTTGATAGGATATTAACAGAGAATTTGGTGTGATAATGAAAATTCTTTGGGATGTGCGGTTGTGTCTGATCTTTGGAAGGTTCGAAGGTTACGACAAAAGGGGATTGAATGCTGGGCACTGTTTATCCAATGTAAAGGCATTCTTATATGTTGTATACTTTCCAGATAGTAAACTTGAAAGTGTTAATCAATTGATCGGGGACCATTTTCTTACTGGAATTTTGTGCACAATTTGTCTGATTACAATGGCAGATCATTATTGCTGCACATTGACACCAAGTTTGTTacaaagtttaattttcatcccCTTCAACTCATGGAAGGTTTTGATTATGATAACATGGTCACATGAGTGAGTAATCTGTCATTATTTCAGTTACTTCTGTCTATTTCTAAATTGTGGCATTGGTATTTTCAATCTCTAATTCAACCGTTTGCATTGAATTGCAGGTTATTTCTTTTGTAGTCGCCTAAGACTGGAAATGGATGACTAAACAAAGGGAATTGATGAATGTTTTGTATGTTGAATTACGTGATTTCTTTTGTGGCATGTTTGAAGAATGAAATAGGTTATGGAAATTGAGTCTGAGTTGTTCAATAACTTGATTTTACAGGTTCCAGTGTTTGACAGCAGGGTCTCATTCCATTACTGCCTGTTGAGTGAGTCTGTGTTATGTTTGAACTAATGAAAGATAATCAAATCATTGGAGGGTTCAGCTGTTCAATAACTGtttgtatttaaaaaagagTTGCATCTTAGTAAGATGTAGCTATGATAGGCCGTTACTGACTGTGAGCTAGATTTTCTTGTTGCTATTTTGGGCCTGCTTGTAAACCTAGTGGAGAATGATAGCCATTACAAGTGATTCAAATAGTTTCTGGACTGGCAGTTAGTAGTGTTACACTAGCATTAGGAATGATGTAAATATGGACATAGTAATAGAAAAGGgacatcaaaagaaaaatgttaatattctttatttcttttctcatgCTGCTCTGTGGTTTAGCCTATCAATATAATCTAGTGTTTTTGTCTGAATATGTAATACAATTGCTCTGTTGTAGCTGTGACTTGCAAATATTTTGTCAAGTCCAGGTCTTTATTTACACTATTTGATGATCCTCATGGAAAAAGGGTTTTGGAAGTAAGCTTATTTGTAAAGTGCACAAGTAGGAATGAATCCACCCTTAAATTGTCCAACATTacgttatatttaaaattgaattattatatcatgcatgtATATTGTTATACTAACACTCCAATACTTGAATCAAGGCTACCTTTACTAATAAATAATCTCTtggtttatcttcttttttttccttgttttgtaggagtttacaattttttgttcaagagtttaaatttaatgcggatgtaattttttttcccaatcATGATACCACATCATTATGATGAGATGATAACGTGAAATTTTATAGTGACATGATCAAATTTGTGTCCTTGCTCCACACCAGCACATGATTTTACCTGGATTGTTGTTCTGACTTTTGATATTATATGGCCGTTGGATTATATCATTAgacaaattttataatactaCTTGTTGCAAATACTATTAATTTGCCTTGTGCGATTTTCTCTGAAGGCTGACCAAAATAAGTTTCGAGCTTGTTCTTTTGATATATAAATATCTGGCAGTTGCAATATTTTTTGCTGCGGACATGTGTCAGTGTGAGTGTATATGTATGCATGTATATGCAGAAAATTTAAGAGAAATGTTTTTTTCCCCTAAACGTGCTTGAGTGAATAAACACCCAGCTGAATGCTTTAATTTTTACGGTTAATGTTACTTTTGGTCCATTATGTTTCAtagttgtttcattttaatacATTAAGTTTTGTAAGTctcattttgatcttttatgttttcaaaatgtATTGTTTTGGTCTTTTTTCTCAAGTTTTCTTTTGAAACATTACTCTTttgttaacatttaaattttaaaatagttaatctAGCATAGGAACAGCTAAAAAACGTcacaatctttattttattttaaaaaatttaaacctcTAAAAAAGTTCATCTCCTCCACCAAAAGATTCAGAACTTCCATCCAAATTTTTCACTTTACATTCTCCAAACAATTCCAAACTTAAATGTAGTCACAAATTAATCATAGCATCAACACCACACCCTCCAAAGTCAATTCTCCCAACAACAAACCCATTTTGAAGGTGTGTTTTGCATTGAGTTTCTTCTTGTTGTAGTAGGTGATTAGTTTCGCGAGGTAGTAGGAAGGGATGGTGTCATTGTGAATGTATGTGTAtgaaagttttgatgatgccaagacAAAAGTAATACAAGTTTTATTAAGAAAGTTAAGTCTTAGtctatttttgttaaaagagtctcttagtgatagcaaaggtttgaccaaacaacataatttttaaattgattataaaaaggttcttaaaatatttttaacattttctgaaaaagatatttttccattgataatcaattaccaaacattgtaatcgattaccaaaagcaaaattattttaaaaagctttttcagaaaatttgaaatttgaaaattgaaaatttcagaaaaactttttgaaaagatacaTCTCTTCAAACAGTGGGCCTATATACttcgaaaagcaagagagattctaagagaacttaattgtcaaatgctctctcaacaactcttggacaaacacttgcaaatctattgagaattcatttAAGATCtttaatttgtatcatccactctaaaggagagaaatctttttgttcatctTAGAAAgttagttgtaatcaagagactggttgtctcttggattgtgagaattgtaatcaatagacgggttgtctcttggacaatcttgaacacaagggtgaggatcccaaggtgtgttcaaagtctgtaaaggatttacagagatagtgaaaaatctcaagtgggttgcttgaggactggacgtaggcacaggaagtggtcaaaccagtataaatcaagtttgtatTTCTGTCTTCCCTGATCTCATTTATTGTactgcaatcaattttgtcttacacgtttaaagaacattggtTAGATTAATTgatgtttcttcttctgcattctgagcctatcatttgaaagggggttaaaagtttgttaatgagaaaattttgaaacttaattcacccgtcttaagttattgaggccacttgtccatcaagtggtatcagagcttgattcttgtataaagtttagaaacttcaagaataattatggtGTCATCAAACTTTCTATTTCCTGAAGGAAACTCCATTAATAGGCttcctatatttaatggtgtgGGTTATCATTACTTGAAAATCCGTATGCAAATCttcatagaggctatagatttaaacatcagggaagccattgaaattggtCCCTACATCCCCACAATGGTAGTAGGAAATGAAACTAAAGAAAACCCAGGGAACaatgggatgaagaagaaagaagaagggtacaatataacttaaaagccaaaaacataattacctCTACATTAGGCACAGATGAATACTTTAGAGTATCAAATTGTAAGAATGCAAAAGAGatgtgggatacattacaagtaacccatgaaggaacaactAATGTgaagagatctagaataaacaccctaactcatgaatatgaaatttttagaatgaatcaaaatgagaccatacaagatatgcaaaagagattcacacatataataaatcatcttgtatcattaggaaagatatttcctaatgaggatctcattaacaaagttTTAATATGTTTAAGCAGGGAATGACAACCAAAGGTAACTGCAATTGCAGAATTAAGAGATCtcactaacatgtctcttgcaactCTTTTTGGAAAATCGCATAGTATTGTTTTAGTGCTCTTTACTTTATTCATTAGAAAGCGTcaggaacacgaaatggaacttatgagactaaatcaacatgaagaaaatgacaagaaaaagaaaggaattgcacttaaagcctcatcttcaatttaagaagaaagtgacaaagaggacttgaatgaaatagaagaagatgatgatttcagttTCTTCATAAAGAGATTCTATAAATTcctaagaaacaaagaaaatcaaagaagatcaaacttcaaaccaaagaaaaaagaagaatattcATCTTCTATTCCAAAGTGTTATGAATGTAATCAACCTGAACATCTAAGAGTTGATTGTCCtagtttcaagaaaagaatggaaaaatctgacAGGAAAACCCTCAATgataagaaagcaaagaaagtttacatcacttgggaagataacgaTATGGATTCATCCGGAGACTCAGAAAATGAAGTCGTGAATCTAAGTCTCATGGCCAAAAACTATGAAAGCGAAGAAGAGGATTCTTTGAAGAAAAGTTGGTACATTGATAGAGGATGCCCTAAACACatgacgggagatgcatcagagtttactcatatttctcccaagaatagtggacatgtgacttatggcgacaacaacaaaggtagaattcttggagtcggaaaaatagattatttagaAGATATGCATATTCATGAGGAAAAACACAAAGGCAAAGAAAATGGAAATGATGAAGACTTTCAAAttgatgaaacaaaaacaagtacAGATCTTCCAAGAGAGTGGAGAACTTCAAGATACCATCCTCTTGATAACATCATCGGTGACATAtctaaaggggtaacaactagacactctctcaaagatgcatgcaataatatggcttttgtttctttaattgaacctataaatttaaaagaaaccaTAATTGATGAACACTGGATTATTGTtatgcaagaagagttaaatcaatttgaaagaaataaagtttggGAATTAGTTGACAAACCCGATAGTCATCCagttataggaactaaatgagtattcaaaaacaaattggatgaacatggaatagtaattagaaataaggctaggctagtggccaaaggatataattaagaagaaggaatagattatgagGAAACCTATGCTCCAGtagcaagattagaagccattagaatgttatTGGCTTTTGCATCCATAAAGGACTTCAAACTCTAtgaaatggatgttaaaagtgtttttttaaatggtttcatccaagaagaagtatatgtggATCAACCTCCTGGTTTTGAAAACTTAGAAAAGCCCAATCAtgtctttaaattgaaaaatgctctatatggtttaaaacaagtcctaagggcttggtatgaacgtCTGAGCAaattccttttagaaaagggcTTTTCAAGAGGAAAGGTTGATACCAttctttttatcaaaagaaaattgaatgatATTCTCTTAgtacaaatatatgttgatgatataatctttgggtCAACTAATGATTTTCTTTGCAAAGAAttctctcaagatatgcaaaatgaatttgaaatgtcaatgatgggtgagttaaaatGCTAAACACATGGTTTAGGATGGAAAGCAAACaaagaatattatatttatcagtCAGTCCAAATATTGCAAAGAACTAATTAACAGGTTTGGGATGAAAAATGCTAAACACATGGAAACTCCTATGAGCACTACTTGCTATCTGGATAAAGATAAAACCGGTCAGTTAATAGatataaagaaatatagaggtatgatcggatcccttctttatttatctgcaagtagacctgatataatgtttagtgtttaTATGTGTACAAGATACCAAGCAAATCCCAAAAAATCTCACCTTAGTgcaattaaaagaataataagatACTTATTATGCACTATAAatctaggattatggtatcctaagaattcctcTTATAATCtaataggatactctgattctgattttgtcggatgcaaaactgatagaaaaagcactaGTGGAACATGTCATTTTATTGGTTCTACTTTagtatcatggcatagtaagaaacaaaatagtgttgccttATCTACTGCTGtggcggaatatatttctgctggaagttgttgtgcacaaatactTTGGATGAAACAATAACTTTCTGACTATGGTTTAATACTTGATCATATTCCCATTGGGTGTGATAACATGAGTGCAATCAATCTATCTAAAAATCCTATTCTGCACTCTAGAACAAAACATATTGAAATAAGGCATCATTTCTTgagagatcatgttcaaaaaAGGGATTGTATACTAGAATTTGTTGACACAAAGAATCAGTTagttgatatctttacaaaacttCTCCCAAAGAAACTTGCTttgctattagaagagaattaggactcatAGACATAAATAACTTGGATTCATAGCCATTTTGATTGTTTATAATaaattgtctttgatgattgttaCTCATGCATGTTTATGATGATTGTTTcctttgattaagaaaaatgattgtGTTTGATAGTTATCTTTTATGGTTGATTATaatgattgattaatttttgttgagtGAAGTGCTTGTGCTTGCTAATGATTGTTTTTGATTGactattttgattgttttttatgattgtGTTTGATAGTTATGatgattgtttattttttattataatgttttGATTGTTTATAATGACTGTTTTAATGGTTGTTTTGCTTGTTTATGATGATTGATTACTTTGAATGTTTATAATAAttgcatttgatgattgttttttcgTGATTGTTCATACTCATAAATGTTTTGATtgcttaattttatattgattgttTATAATCACATATTTGTCCTGATTTCTAGCATTATCTGTCTTTAATTTCCTTGATATTTCAAACTTTCTGCATTAGGTTTCTTTAGGATTTAGttctttatatttctattttggaCTTGGTTGTTTTGTGACTTCTTTGGATATTCCTCTTTGCTATTTAAGCCTTGATGTGTTTCGCACTTGGTTGATTCCTCTGTGAATGATTGGTTATTATGTGAATGATTGTTTCTATTTCGGTGCTTTcgtctttttgatgttgccaaagggggagagaatcaTGTAAGGTAcatggtatatatttttttgcaaaCTATTTTATGTTAAGCAATGATTGCAAAATTAAGGGGAAGTGATCGTCTcgcaaaagaaatatttttccgTTATGATTTCAgttggttgtcatcatcaaaaagggggatgatgtgaatgtatgtgtatgaaggttttgatgatgccaagacAAAAGCAATACAAGTTTTATTTCAAGTCCAAATcaagaccaagaaaacaaagatcaagaagaaagttaagaCTTAGTCTATCTTTGTTAAAAGAGTATCTTAGTGATTGCAAATGTTTGATCTCAcaacatagtttttaaattgattattaaaaggttttaaaatatttttaacattttctgaaaaagacatttttccactggcaatcgattaccaggcattgtaatcgattaccagaagcaaaattattttaaaaagctttttcagaaaatttgaaatttgaagtttgaaattgaaatttgaaatttgtaatttgaaaattgaaaattgaaatttcagaaaaactttttgaaaagacatgtCTCTtcaaaaccattttgaaaaggcgcaattggcctatatatatgtgtctgaCTTTGAAAAGCAAGAGAAAGATTCTAAGaaaacttaattgtcaaatgctctctcaacaactcttggacaaacacttgcaaatctattgagaattcacctaggaacttcaaattgtattatcatctctaaaagagagaaattcctctaggatcttcaatttgtatcatccactctaaaggagagaaatttttttgttcatctcagaaagtcagttgtaatcaagagactggttgccTCTTGGATTGTGAAAATTATAATCAAGATAcgggttgtctcttggagaatcttgaacacaagggtgaggatCCCAAGATGTGTTCAAagtttgtaaaggatttacagagatagtggaaaaatctcaagtggattgcttgaggattggacgtaggcacgggaagtggccaaaccaatataaatcgagtttgcatttctctctccccttatctcatttattttattgcaatcaattttatcttacaAGTTTAAAGAACATCGATTAGATTGATtggtgcttcttcttctgcattctgaacCTATCATTTGAAAGggagttaaaagtttgttagcggaaaaattttgaaacttaattcaccccccacttaagttattgaggccacttgtccaacaaggaTGAAGACGACAGTCGTGGTGACGATGTCGGGGTCCAAGAAGCAAAGATCAGTGTGAATGTTGCCGCAAAGGGTCTCCTAGAGATCCGACATGAGGCGGGTAGAGTAGATGAGTTCCAAGGTGAGCTTCTTGCACATGGCGAATGACGGGGCGACAAAGATCTCTTCACATTGACAAGGATGCCAACTAACACCGAGGCTTGTTTCCGACATTCCAGATCTCGAATTGTTGTGTCTAGATCTCTCAATGTCGAAATCGTAAACATCTGTTATGTCTGGATCTCTCAATGGCAGTGTCAAAGTAATTGTACATCTAAAGATCTGTCTATAGATTTGGTGTTATTGTAGATTTAAACTTCTTTGGCAATATTGGATGGGTGGAAGCTGAAGCATGAAATAGTGGGTATGGGTGCAACAACTGGTTTGGGCATTTTGTCGAGCACATAACGGGCATCAGTGTTGATAATGGGTAATAGTAAGTATAAAATAGTGGTGGACCCTATGCAGAAAAATAAGATAGTTTATCAGTTTCATATGTACTTTTTAGTTTAATCACTGGAATGCTTTGTTTATTTGGTGCTAGGCTTGGGGGATTAGGCGTGGTTCTGCACTTGGTATAGTGGTAGAGTTTCTTTTTTAGATGTGCTCAATGGTGTAGCCACGAGGGAAGGAAGAGGAGGAAGGAGCAAAAGGGAAAGTTGAGTGAGGTGAAGTCGTTAAGGAGAGAAGAAAAATGAGAATGAGAGAACATTGTAGGGATTGCCGGATCAAGTAACTTGAAAACTTGTTCGGTCAGtgatttaaattttctaaaataaaataacgatTGTGATAGTTTTTAGTAACTATTATATTAgattaattattctaaaatttaaatgttaacatAAGATTAACCTTTCAAacgtgaaaattataaaaaaaaaaattaaaatgatatattttaaaaatataaatgattaaaataaaaattttagaacttaatatattaaaataaaataattataaaatataatgaatcaaaagtaatattaatcctaatttttatatacatggAGATTATAAAGATAATAAATGTCAAATACAATTCACAATCACTAAAACAACAAATTGACTTTTTcaacacaaatatattttactccaattaattaataattgtcatttttaaaattgtcataattatttttagctG
This window harbors:
- the LOC100793875 gene encoding pentatricopeptide repeat-containing protein At5g16420, mitochondrial, with protein sequence MLHSILSSPPRRHLHPFSTAAAAAIAANSVPAAASLPSSSFTIQPPIHPWPRRLTPHNLASLISRQHDPNLSLQIFHHAHPSLSHALQPLHALFLKLSRARLFSHLESLLTRLPTPPPEPPLTTLIRAYGVAGKPLSALRLFLKFQPLGLSSLNALLNALVQNKRHRLAHSVFKSSTEKFGLVPNVVSCNILLKALCKRNEVDVAVRVLDEMSLMGLVPNVVSYTTVLGGFVLRGDMESAMRVFGEILDKGWMPDVTSYTVLVSGFCRLGKLVDAIRVMDLMEENGVQPNEVTYGVMIEAYCKGRKPGEAVNLLEDMVTKGFVPSSVLCCKVVDLLCEEGSVERACEVWRGQVRKGWRVGGAVVSTIVXXXXXXXXXXXXXXXXXXXXXXXXXXXXXXXXXXKKKKKERALRFYPQRQLQPGVL